A window of Kiritimatiellia bacterium contains these coding sequences:
- a CDS encoding sugar phosphate isomerase/epimerase — protein MRDELRMGRRAFLARAAIASTATVAGAPVRPVWPPAVVLFSKVFQELKLDFETAAELTAQTGLDGVDCPVRPGGEIEPERAADELPRYAEALRRRGRRIGLLTTHIVRPDSPHAETVLRTAKELGIRWYRTGYWRVPKDAAPPDIEAIRAGLRELADLNRRLGVTAVIQNHSGGFVGGDLDEMARVLQGLNPDEVGFAFDLCHALITHGDGWAPRFQRLVSHVRVAYVKDTRLPREMVPLGQGELGRTHWFTCLKQLALEAPLSLHIEYDWARGAARTREALAEAIRSDLAVLKRWLASA, from the coding sequence ATGCGGGACGAGCTGCGGATGGGTCGTCGAGCCTTTCTGGCAAGAGCTGCCATCGCGTCGACCGCAACCGTCGCGGGGGCCCCGGTCAGACCCGTCTGGCCGCCTGCGGTCGTACTCTTCAGCAAGGTCTTTCAGGAGCTGAAGCTCGACTTTGAGACAGCGGCCGAGCTCACCGCTCAAACTGGCCTCGATGGTGTGGACTGCCCGGTGCGACCGGGTGGCGAAATCGAGCCCGAACGGGCCGCGGACGAATTGCCGCGCTACGCGGAGGCGCTTCGCCGGCGCGGCCGCCGAATCGGGCTGCTGACCACGCACATCGTTCGCCCGGACTCGCCACACGCGGAAACCGTGCTTCGAACCGCGAAAGAGCTGGGCATCCGATGGTACCGCACCGGCTACTGGCGCGTGCCCAAAGATGCGGCGCCCCCCGATATCGAGGCGATCCGCGCCGGTTTGCGTGAACTCGCGGACCTGAACCGCCGCCTCGGTGTGACGGCGGTCATTCAGAACCACTCTGGCGGGTTCGTTGGTGGGGATCTTGACGAGATGGCCAGGGTGCTTCAGGGGCTGAACCCGGATGAAGTTGGCTTTGCCTTCGACCTGTGTCACGCCCTGATCACGCACGGCGACGGCTGGGCGCCACGTTTTCAACGGCTCGTCTCACACGTGCGTGTCGCCTACGTGAAAGACACGCGTCTGCCCCGCGAAATGGTACCGCTCGGGCAAGGCGAGCTCGGCCGTACCCATTGGTTCACCTGCCTGAAACAGCTCGCGCTGGAAGCGCCGCTTTCGCTGCACATCGAATACGACTGGGCTCGTGGTGCCGCAAGAACCCGCGAGGCGCTCGCCGAGGCGATCCGTAGCGATCTGGCGGTCCTGAAACGTTGGCTCGCCAGCGCCTAG
- a CDS encoding sulfatase-like hydrolase/transferase, with protein sequence MLSGLTAAATDRPSFVLVFTDDQGWADAAFAGHPYLKTPALDRLAREGTWFQQFYVASTVCSPSRAAILSGREPARYHIHGHFSDPELNTQRHMPHWLDPAAPSVARLLRAAGYATAHFGKWHLGSGPGAPEPSAYGFDVHLCVNANGPELGGEGARRDPFFRAKSTAMIVDETIAFMRANRERPFYVHVWTLLPHAPLRPTPEQLAGYSNLCPRADDPAFGPWMQRYLAAAADLTNQMRVYAASITDLDTQLGRLLDAMDELGLSSNTVLFFSSDNGPEDYRISNAANAGVGSTGPLRARKRSLYEGGIRTPGLLRWPGRVPAGRVDRESVLSALDWMPTVCRLAGVEIPPDQRGVGEDVSDIWFGATRPRRTDLHWEWLFRVWGDEYLPPMLAIRSGPWKLFAYHDGSGVELYRIPDDPGETRNLAAHEPVIVSNLVNRLLAWADSLPPSEARRKAAETRTPFDATASARRPPTPQAEARREIFRKKDRDSDGRLTLDEYLDRFPDPVEGRRRFSAFDSNHDGILSEEEFARAGGQ encoded by the coding sequence ATGTTGAGCGGCCTGACCGCTGCAGCGACCGACCGGCCCAGCTTCGTGCTGGTCTTCACCGATGATCAGGGCTGGGCCGACGCCGCCTTCGCCGGTCACCCCTATTTAAAAACCCCCGCGCTGGATCGCCTTGCGCGGGAGGGCACGTGGTTCCAGCAGTTCTATGTCGCCTCCACCGTCTGCTCGCCCAGCCGCGCCGCAATCCTCTCCGGTCGCGAACCGGCCCGCTATCACATCCACGGTCATTTCTCGGACCCAGAACTGAACACGCAGCGGCACATGCCCCACTGGCTCGATCCCGCTGCACCCAGCGTCGCCCGGCTGCTCCGGGCCGCCGGTTATGCGACCGCTCATTTCGGCAAATGGCATCTGGGCAGCGGGCCGGGAGCGCCCGAACCCTCCGCCTACGGTTTTGACGTCCATCTCTGTGTAAACGCCAACGGCCCGGAACTCGGTGGCGAGGGTGCCCGGCGAGATCCCTTCTTCCGAGCGAAGTCCACCGCGATGATCGTGGATGAGACCATCGCGTTCATGCGGGCGAACCGCGAACGGCCGTTCTACGTCCATGTTTGGACGCTGCTGCCTCACGCGCCGTTGCGGCCGACCCCGGAACAGCTCGCGGGGTACTCCAACCTTTGCCCGCGTGCGGATGATCCTGCGTTCGGCCCCTGGATGCAGCGCTACCTCGCTGCGGCGGCGGACTTGACCAACCAAATGCGAGTTTACGCCGCCTCCATCACCGATCTCGATACTCAGCTCGGCCGGCTGCTCGACGCGATGGACGAGCTCGGCCTCTCTTCGAACACCGTGCTGTTTTTCAGCAGCGATAATGGCCCGGAAGACTACCGGATCAGCAATGCCGCGAACGCCGGTGTGGGCTCCACCGGGCCGCTGCGCGCGCGGAAACGGAGCCTGTACGAGGGCGGCATCCGGACCCCCGGCCTCCTACGCTGGCCCGGCCGCGTGCCCGCCGGCCGCGTGGATCGCGAGTCGGTGCTCAGTGCACTCGACTGGATGCCCACCGTCTGCCGGCTTGCCGGCGTCGAGATTCCGCCCGACCAGCGGGGAGTCGGCGAGGACGTCAGCGACATCTGGTTCGGCGCCACCCGCCCGCGTCGGACGGACCTGCACTGGGAGTGGTTGTTCCGCGTGTGGGGCGATGAGTACCTTCCCCCCATGCTCGCGATCCGGTCCGGTCCGTGGAAGCTGTTCGCCTACCATGACGGGTCGGGCGTCGAGCTCTACCGTATCCCCGACGATCCCGGTGAAACCCGCAATCTCGCCGCTCACGAGCCCGTCATCGTGAGCAATCTGGTCAATCGCCTTCTCGCCTGGGCGGATTCGCTGCCGCCGAGCGAGGCGCGCCGCAAAGCCGCCGAAACGCGAACTCCGTTTGACGCTACGGCATCCGCCCGGCGGCCTCCTACCCCTCAGGCCGAGGCTCGCCGGGAGATCTTCCGCAAAAAGGACAGGGACTCCGACGGGCGCCTGACCCTCGACGAATACCTCGACCGCTTTCCGGATCCGGTGGAGGGCCGCCGCCGTTTTTCGGCCTTCGACTCAAACCACGACGGCATCCTCAGCGAGGAGGAATTCGCCCGCGCCGGCGGCCAGTAA
- the amrB gene encoding AmmeMemoRadiSam system protein B, with translation MNTNAAPFTYTSTLAGSWYTADERELRRELRAKRAASGQTPDSAVFALILPHAGYQYSGAVAAHGARMVEGRSFSRVIVMGPTHRVPMRNAIATPDADAYATILGSIPIDVEFVGRLRRYPLFRTVRGAMPGEHSIEIEFPLLQDALGEFRLVPLVVGQLDDAAVTEAAACLRAEMDSNTLVVASTDFTHYGPRFDYVPFTGAIETKLRELDLGAFEFIRRRDAVGFRRYIDRTGATICGRDPVAVLTAMLPEDAEVRLLAYDTSGRITGDWLNSVSYLSAAIRCRWTPRPLERPAEPAPKSSATEEGPLQIPEPDRAALLSLARSTIRFYFAHQRRATPAELGVQITPAMRQVAGAFVTLHKHGELRGCIGEILPTRALYAAVMDQALNAAFRDPRFPPLQELELPLCRIEISALSEPKPVSSWSEIVLGRHGIILRKEGHTALFLPQVAPQQGWDLPTTLRHLALKAGLAPDDWRSGADFEVFEAVVFGESDA, from the coding sequence ATGAACACTAACGCAGCGCCGTTCACGTACACATCCACTCTGGCGGGCTCCTGGTACACGGCGGACGAGCGGGAGCTCCGCCGCGAACTGCGCGCCAAAAGGGCGGCCTCGGGTCAGACTCCGGACTCTGCGGTCTTTGCCCTGATTCTCCCCCACGCGGGCTACCAGTACTCCGGTGCGGTCGCCGCGCACGGGGCGCGGATGGTGGAGGGGAGATCGTTTTCGCGCGTGATCGTGATGGGCCCGACGCACCGCGTGCCGATGCGCAATGCGATCGCTACGCCGGACGCAGACGCATACGCCACAATTCTGGGCTCGATTCCGATCGACGTTGAGTTCGTCGGCCGACTTCGCCGCTATCCGCTGTTTCGGACGGTGCGCGGTGCTATGCCGGGTGAGCACAGCATCGAGATCGAGTTCCCTCTGCTGCAGGATGCGCTGGGGGAGTTCCGGCTGGTCCCGCTGGTGGTCGGCCAGCTCGACGATGCGGCGGTCACCGAGGCAGCGGCCTGTCTTCGCGCGGAGATGGACTCCAACACCTTGGTGGTGGCCAGCACCGACTTCACACACTATGGGCCGAGGTTCGATTACGTGCCCTTCACCGGCGCGATCGAAACGAAGCTGCGGGAGCTGGACCTGGGCGCCTTCGAGTTTATCCGGCGGCGGGATGCGGTCGGTTTTCGGCGCTACATTGACCGGACAGGTGCGACCATCTGTGGCCGCGACCCTGTGGCCGTGCTCACCGCGATGTTGCCGGAGGATGCGGAGGTCCGGCTCCTCGCCTACGACACCTCCGGACGGATCACCGGCGACTGGCTGAACTCGGTGAGCTATCTCAGTGCGGCGATTCGGTGCCGCTGGACGCCAAGGCCACTTGAGCGGCCGGCAGAGCCGGCGCCGAAATCCTCGGCGACAGAGGAGGGCCCGCTGCAGATTCCCGAGCCCGATCGCGCGGCGCTGCTGTCGCTGGCCCGGTCCACGATCCGGTTCTACTTTGCCCACCAGCGCCGTGCGACCCCCGCCGAGCTCGGGGTGCAGATCACCCCCGCGATGCGACAAGTGGCGGGTGCGTTTGTGACGCTACACAAACACGGTGAGCTGCGCGGTTGCATCGGTGAGATTCTGCCGACCCGCGCGTTGTATGCGGCGGTGATGGACCAGGCGCTGAATGCCGCGTTCCGTGACCCACGGTTTCCGCCGCTTCAGGAGCTGGAGCTGCCGCTATGCCGGATTGAGATCTCCGCGTTGTCCGAGCCGAAGCCAGTCTCGTCGTGGTCCGAGATCGTGTTGGGTCGGCACGGCATCATCCTCCGGAAGGAAGGCCACACTGCGCTCTTCCTGCCGCAGGTGGCGCCTCAGCAGGGATGGGACCTGCCGACGACGCTCCGCCATCTCGCGCTCAAGGCGGGGCTCGCCCCCGACGACTGGCGAAGCGGGGCGGACTTTGAGGTGTTTGAGGCGGTAGTGTTTGGCGAGTCGGATGCCTGA
- a CDS encoding thioredoxin family protein, with protein MPFTLPLGAKAPPFRLPGTDGRIWSLDDFSDAPVLVVFFTCNHCPYVIGSDEITRATAERFASWGVRFVGINSNSAQTVPEDDFPHMVERMARYKFPWVYLRDESQEVARAYGALRTPHFYVFDRDRRLVYCGRGVDQPRDPSRMTVNDLANALDDVVNGRPVRVPLTNPIGCNIKWAGKPFKWMPPEACDLV; from the coding sequence ATGCCGTTCACACTGCCCTTAGGCGCGAAAGCGCCGCCGTTTCGTCTGCCCGGCACCGACGGGCGCATCTGGTCGCTGGACGATTTTTCTGATGCGCCGGTGCTGGTGGTGTTCTTCACTTGCAACCACTGTCCGTACGTGATCGGGTCGGATGAGATCACGCGCGCAACGGCGGAGCGGTTTGCATCCTGGGGCGTGCGTTTTGTGGGCATCAACTCGAACAGCGCGCAAACCGTGCCCGAAGACGACTTTCCCCACATGGTGGAACGCATGGCGCGATACAAGTTCCCCTGGGTGTATCTGCGCGACGAAAGTCAGGAGGTCGCTCGCGCCTACGGGGCGCTGCGCACCCCCCATTTTTATGTGTTCGATCGCGATCGTCGGCTCGTCTACTGCGGTCGCGGCGTGGACCAGCCTCGCGACCCCTCGCGGATGACCGTGAACGATCTTGCGAACGCCCTTGACGACGTCGTAAACGGCCGGCCCGTGCGGGTGCCGCTGACGAACCCGATCGGCTGCAACATCAAGTGGGCGGGCAAACCGTTCAAGTGGATGCCGCCCGAGGCCTGCGATCTGGTCTGA